The following are from one region of the Capsicum annuum cultivar UCD-10X-F1 chromosome 1, UCD10Xv1.1, whole genome shotgun sequence genome:
- the LOC107866552 gene encoding uncharacterized protein LOC107866552 codes for MASTPNTTTALATVDSAGSGGGGGVSADELSAKAVHKRYEGLVMVRTKAVKGKGAWYWAHLEPILVHNSDSGLAKAVKLRCSLCDAVFSASNPSRTASEHLKRGTCPNFNSVAKPISSVPPSPSPTAALSPPSTASQQQQNHRKRSASGGGGGVRGGSSSGNGGGGGGGSVPTSYQVPPLAIVDPSRFAVELAYSPVVSMASTIVTAGGGGGAGGGGTPGSGGGVYAQQQHLMLSGGKEDLGALAMLEDSVKKLKSPKASPGPTLSKSQIDSALDFLADWVYECCGSVSFSSLEHPKFKSFLNQVGLPPLSRRDFAGSRLDAKYEEAKAESEAKIRDAMFFQIASDGWKSKNYGHVDEENLVNLSVNLPNGTSVFRRAVFTSGYVQSKYAEEIFMETISEICGNSLHQCVGIVADKFKSKALRNLENQHHWMVNVSCQYQAFNSLVKDFGKELPLFKNVTENCLKLANFVNNKSQVRNSFHKYQLQEYGHAGLLRVPLRGYERSDFGPVYTLVEDILSLARALQLVLLDESYKILCMEEQIARDLEEMMRSPHFWNELEAVHSLVKLIKSMAQDIQTEKPRVGQCLPLWEELRVKVKDWCSKFHLAEGPVEKVIERRFIKNYHPAWAAAFILDPLYLIRDTSGKYLPPFKCLTPEQEKDVDKLITRLVSREEAHIALMELMKWRTEGLDPVYAQAVQLKQRDPSTGKMKIANPQSSRLVWETHLTEFKSLGKVAVRLIFLRASSCGFKCNWSVLRWVNAHSHSRVGMDKAQKLIFIAAHSKLQRRDCSSDEDKDAELFSLANCEDDVLNEVFVDTSSV; via the coding sequence ATGGCGTCTACACCTAATACTACAACTGCTTTAGCCACCGTGGACTCCGCCGGCAGCGGAGGCGGTGGCGGCGTCTCAGCGGATGAGCTTAGTGCTAAAGCAGTGCATAAGAGGTATGAAGGGTTGGTGATGGTACGGACGAAAGCGGTAAAAGGGAAAGGGGCTTGGTATTGGGCTCATCTTGAGCCGATTTTGGTTCACAATTCTGATAGTGGACTTGCGAAAGCTGTTAAGCTTCGTTGTTCGTTATGTGACGCTGTTTTCTCGGCTTCGAATCCTTCAAGAACTGCTTCTGAACATCTCAAAAGAGGGACTTGTCCGAATTTCAATTCGGTTGCTAAGCCCATTTCGTCTGTGCCACCGTCGCCGTCGCCTACCGCTGCGTTGTCGCCGCCGTCTACGGCGTCGCAGCAGCAGCAGAATCACCGGAAACGGAGTGCTTccggtggtggtggtggggtgcGTGGGGGGAGTTCAAGTGGTaatggtgggggtgggggtggagggagTGTGCCGACGTCGTACCAGGTTCCTCCTCTAGCTATTGTCGATCCATCAAGATTTGCTGTAGAGTTGGCTTACTCCCCTGTTGTTTCAATGGCTAGTACAATTGTCACTGCTGGTGGCGGCGGTGGCGCTGGTGGTGGTGGTACGCCGGGTAGCGGTGGTGGTGTGTATGCACAGCAGCAGCATTTGATGTTGTCAGGCGGTAAAGAGGATTTAGGTGCTTTAGCTATGTTGGAAGATAGTGTGAAGAAGCTAAAGAGTCCAAAAGCATCACCTGGTCCAACTTTAAGTAAATCTCAGATTGATTCAGCACTTGATTTTCTTGCTGATTGGGTGTATGAATGTTGTGGGTCGGTCTCATTTTCGAGTCTTGAGCATCCAAAGTTCAAATCTTTCTTAAACCAAGTTGGTTTACCGCCACTGTCAAGGAGAGATTTTGCAGGTTCAAGATTAGATGCTAAGTACGAGGAAGCAAAGGCTGAATCCGAGGCGAAAATTCGAGATGCTATGTTCTTTCAGATTGCATCTGATGGTTGGAAGTCAAAGAATTATGGGCATGTTGATGAAGAAAATTTGGTTAATTTGTCTGTGAATCTTCCCAATGGGACCAGTGTGTTCAGAAGAGCAGTGTTCACTAGTGGATACGTGCAATCAAAGTACGCTGAGGAGATTTTTATGGAGACCATTTCTGAAATATGTGGGAACAGTTTGCACCAATGTGTAGGTATAGTTGCAGACAAGTTTAAGTCTAAGGCTTTAAGGAACTTAGAGAATCAGCATCATTGGATGGTTAATGTTTCTTGTCAGTATCAAGCGTTTAATAGTCTGGTTAAGGATTTTGGTAAGGAGCTTCCTTTGTTCAAGAATGTAACTGAGAATTGTTTAAAACTTGCGAATTTCGTTAATAATAAGTCTCAAGTTCGGAATAGTTTTCACAAGTATCAGTTGCAGGAGTATGGGCATGCTGGTTTATTGAGAGTACCGTTGCGTGGTTATGAAAGATCAGATTTTGGACCTGTGTACACGTTAGTGGAGGATATCCTTAGCTTAGCACGGGCCCttcaattagtattgttggatGAATCCTATAAGATATTGTGTATGGAGGAGCAAATTGCTAGAGATCTCGAAGAGATGATGAGGAGCCCACATTTTTGGAATGAGCTGGAAGCAGTGCATTCATTGGTTAAACTGATCAAGTCAATGGCACAGGATATCCAGACAGAGAAGCCGCGTGTAGGGCAGTGCCTTCCTCTTTGGGAGGAGCTTAGGGTGAAAGTGAAGGATTGGTGCTCGAAGTTTCATCTTGCCGAGGGACCTGTAGAGAAAGTAATTGAAAGGAGATTCATCAAGAATTATCATCCTGCCTGGGCTGCGGCATTTATACTTGACCCCCTCTATTTGATTAGGGACACAAGTGGCAAGTACTTGCCTCCATTTAAATGCTTGACACCGGAGCAAGAGAAAGATGTGGACAAGCTCATTACCCGTCTTGTGTCTAGGGAGGAGGCTCATATTGCATTGATGGAGCTTATGAAATGGAGAACTGAAGGACTTGATCCTGTGTATGCGCAAGCCGTACAATTGAAGCAAAGGGATCCCAGCACTGGAAAGATGAAGATAGCAAATCCACAAAGTAGTAGACTTGTGTGGGAAACTCACCTCACTGAATTTAAGTCACTTGGCAAGGTGGCAGTTAGGCTAATCTTCCTTCGTGCAAGTTCATGTGGTTTTAAGTGCAACTGGTCTGTCTTGAGATGGGTGAATGCGCATTCCCATTCAAGAGTGGGAATGGACAAGGCTCAGAAGTTGATATTTATTGCTGCTCACTCAAAGCTTCAGAGGAGGGATTGTTCGAGTGATGAAGATAAAGATGCTGAGCTCTTTTCCCTGGCGAACTGTGAGGATGATGTGCTAAATGAGGTTTTTGTTGATACATCCTCTGTGTAG